In Streptomyces sp. NBC_00569, a single genomic region encodes these proteins:
- a CDS encoding amino acid permease: MEHTAQAEPQARQAQAPAAATEGSATGAAGAIREGGYTAGLRNRQVQMIAIGGAIGTGLFLGAGERLHAAGPSLVVIFALTGLFAFFISRAMGELVMHRPTSGSFVSYSREFLGEKAAYTAGWVYFLHWVCSGIAEITAVAMYLHYWAAFRDIPQWTLALFALLVVLVANLVSVRWFGEFEFWFSIIKVAAILAFLAIGCWLLASRHPVDGHSTGPQLISDNGGMLPNGLLAAVVLIQGVVFAYAAIEMVGIAAGETANPRKVIPRAINSVSWRIVLFYVGSVLLLVLLLPWTAYKAGESPFVTLMGKLGVPGVSGIMNFVILTAALSSCNSGLYSTGRVLRSMGLAGSAPAFTTKMNKRGVPFGGVLLTACCYILGIVLNYVVPERAFSIVLNFSAITMIGTWVMIMVCQMVLRRKALRGELERPAFRLPGAPFTSWLTLAFLGVVVVLMCVDGGDAAWSVACLPLIAIGLVIGWFAVRGRVAERQSTGHPAVEQSPAEQQG, encoded by the coding sequence ATGGAGCACACAGCACAAGCCGAGCCGCAGGCCCGGCAGGCGCAGGCCCCTGCCGCTGCGACCGAGGGCAGCGCGACCGGCGCGGCCGGCGCCATCCGCGAGGGGGGTTACACGGCCGGTCTGCGCAACCGCCAGGTTCAGATGATCGCGATCGGCGGCGCCATCGGCACCGGCCTCTTCCTCGGCGCCGGCGAGCGGCTGCACGCGGCCGGCCCGTCGCTGGTCGTCATCTTCGCGCTCACCGGCCTGTTCGCCTTCTTCATCTCGCGCGCCATGGGCGAACTGGTGATGCACCGGCCGACGTCCGGTTCGTTCGTCTCGTACTCGCGTGAGTTCCTCGGCGAGAAGGCCGCCTACACGGCGGGCTGGGTCTACTTCCTGCACTGGGTGTGCAGCGGCATCGCGGAGATCACCGCGGTGGCGATGTATCTGCACTACTGGGCGGCGTTCCGGGACATTCCCCAGTGGACGCTGGCCCTGTTCGCGCTGCTCGTGGTGCTTGTCGCGAACCTCGTCTCGGTGCGCTGGTTCGGCGAGTTCGAGTTCTGGTTCTCGATCATCAAGGTCGCCGCGATCCTGGCGTTCCTCGCCATCGGCTGCTGGCTGCTCGCCAGCCGGCACCCCGTCGACGGCCACAGCACGGGCCCGCAGCTGATCTCCGACAACGGCGGCATGCTGCCCAACGGCCTGCTCGCCGCCGTCGTGCTCATCCAGGGCGTGGTCTTCGCGTACGCCGCGATCGAGATGGTCGGCATCGCCGCCGGCGAGACGGCGAACCCGCGCAAGGTGATCCCGCGCGCCATCAACTCCGTGTCGTGGCGCATCGTGCTCTTCTACGTCGGCAGCGTGCTGCTGCTCGTCCTCCTGCTGCCGTGGACCGCGTACAAGGCCGGCGAGTCGCCCTTCGTGACACTGATGGGCAAGCTGGGTGTTCCCGGTGTCAGCGGCATCATGAACTTCGTGATCCTCACGGCGGCTCTCTCCAGCTGCAACTCCGGTCTCTACTCGACCGGCCGTGTGCTGCGCTCGATGGGCCTGGCCGGTTCGGCGCCCGCGTTCACCACGAAGATGAACAAGCGGGGTGTGCCCTTCGGCGGCGTCCTGCTGACCGCGTGCTGCTACATCCTCGGCATCGTCCTCAACTACGTCGTGCCGGAGCGAGCGTTCTCCATCGTGCTGAACTTCTCCGCGATCACGATGATCGGCACCTGGGTGATGATCATGGTCTGCCAGATGGTGCTGCGCCGCAAGGCGCTGCGCGGCGAGCTGGAGCGCCCCGCGTTCCGGCTGCCCGGCGCGCCCTTCACCTCCTGGCTCACGCTCGCCTTCCTCGGCGTCGTCGTGGTGCTCATGTGCGTCGACGGCGGCGACGCCGCCTGGTCGGTGGCCTGCCTCCCGCTGATCGCGATCGGCCTGGTGATCGGCTGGTTCGCGGTCCGCGGCCGGGTCGCCGAGCGGCAGTCGACCGGACATCCGGCGGTCGAGCAGAGCCCCGCCGAACAGCAGGGCTGA
- a CDS encoding methylmalonyl-CoA mutase subunit beta produces the protein MTVLPDDGLSLAAEFPDATYEQWQHLVSGVLRKSGKEVSSSAAEDALSTALEDGLRARPLYTARDDAPPTGLPGFAPFVRGGRAEGNSVGGWDVRQRHTGADPAAVLADLENGVTSLWLTVGSSGMPVSALPGALDGVYLDLAPIVLDAGAEADAAARELLRLYEESGIAPDAARGNLGADPLGHEAHTGLRYDGAPVTELAALCAGQYPGLRALTVDALPYHEAGGSAAQELGCALATGVAYLRELTEAGLGTQQALSQLEFRFAATADQFLTVAKLRAARRLWARVAEVCGASQAGAQVQHAVTSPVMMTRRDPWVNMLRTTVATLAAGVGGADAVTVLPFDSAIGVPDGFARRIARNTSTILIEESHLSRVIDPAGGSWYVERLTDELAHAAWEFFRTIEREGGQAAALRSGLVRERLAETWAARSVRLAARREPVTGVSEFPYLGEKPVERVPVEAPPSGGLPRVRRDEAFEALRARSDSHLAATGGRPRVYLAALGPATAHTARLTFAANLFQAGGIEAVTDGTFEESGAQEVCLCSSDTVYEEQAEATAGTLRAAGARHVFLAGRPGTYPGVDTYVFAGCDAVAALSATLDRMGVS, from the coding sequence ATGACGGTCCTGCCTGACGACGGGCTCTCCCTGGCGGCCGAGTTTCCTGACGCGACATATGAGCAGTGGCAGCACCTGGTCTCGGGTGTCCTGCGCAAGTCGGGAAAGGAAGTCTCGAGCTCCGCAGCGGAAGACGCCTTGTCCACCGCGCTGGAGGACGGGCTCCGCGCCCGCCCTCTGTACACCGCGCGCGATGACGCCCCTCCCACCGGCCTTCCCGGCTTCGCGCCGTTCGTGCGCGGCGGACGCGCCGAGGGGAACAGTGTCGGCGGGTGGGACGTGCGCCAACGACACACTGGCGCCGACCCGGCAGCCGTACTGGCCGACCTGGAGAACGGCGTCACCTCTCTGTGGCTCACCGTGGGCTCCTCCGGCATGCCCGTCTCCGCGCTGCCCGGCGCACTCGACGGCGTCTATCTGGATCTGGCTCCGATCGTCCTGGACGCCGGCGCCGAAGCCGACGCCGCCGCACGTGAATTGCTGCGCCTCTACGAGGAGTCGGGCATCGCCCCGGACGCGGCGCGCGGCAACCTCGGCGCGGACCCGCTGGGCCACGAGGCCCACACCGGGCTGCGATACGACGGCGCGCCGGTCACCGAGCTCGCCGCGTTGTGCGCCGGGCAGTACCCGGGGCTGCGCGCGCTGACCGTGGACGCCCTGCCCTACCACGAGGCGGGCGGCTCGGCCGCGCAGGAACTCGGCTGTGCGCTGGCGACCGGCGTCGCGTACCTGCGCGAGCTCACCGAAGCGGGGCTCGGAACTCAACAGGCCCTGTCCCAGCTGGAGTTCCGGTTCGCAGCGACCGCCGATCAGTTCCTGACCGTCGCCAAGCTGCGCGCCGCGCGCCGGTTGTGGGCCCGGGTCGCCGAGGTGTGCGGGGCGTCGCAGGCGGGCGCCCAGGTGCAGCACGCCGTGACGTCGCCGGTGATGATGACCCGGCGTGACCCGTGGGTGAACATGCTGCGGACCACGGTCGCGACGCTCGCCGCCGGTGTGGGCGGTGCGGACGCGGTGACGGTACTTCCCTTCGACAGCGCGATCGGTGTGCCCGACGGGTTCGCCCGCCGTATCGCGCGCAACACCTCCACGATCCTCATCGAGGAATCGCACCTGTCCCGGGTGATCGACCCCGCGGGCGGCTCCTGGTACGTGGAGCGGCTGACCGACGAACTCGCTCACGCCGCCTGGGAGTTCTTCCGGACCATCGAGCGCGAGGGCGGTCAGGCCGCCGCCCTGCGCTCCGGTCTCGTCCGCGAACGGCTCGCCGAGACGTGGGCGGCGCGCAGCGTACGGCTCGCCGCGCGGCGTGAACCCGTCACCGGCGTCAGCGAGTTCCCGTACCTCGGCGAGAAGCCCGTCGAGCGCGTACCTGTGGAGGCTCCGCCCTCCGGCGGCCTGCCCCGCGTGCGTCGGGACGAGGCGTTCGAGGCTCTGCGAGCCCGCTCGGACAGCCACCTCGCGGCGACCGGTGGCCGCCCCCGCGTGTATCTGGCCGCGCTGGGCCCGGCCACCGCGCACACCGCACGCCTCACCTTCGCGGCCAACCTGTTCCAGGCCGGCGGCATCGAGGCCGTCACCGACGGCACGTTCGAGGAGAGCGGGGCCCAGGAGGTGTGCCTGTGCTCCAGCGACACGGTGTACGAGGAGCAGGCCGAGGCCACCGCCGGGACGCTGCGGGCCGCGGGCGCGCGGCACGTGTTCCTGGCGGGCCGGCCCGGAACGTATCCCGGGGTCGACACGTACGTCTTCGCCGGCTGTGACGCCGTGGCCGCGCTCTCCGCCACGCTCGACCGCATGGGAGTGTCCTGA
- the scpA gene encoding methylmalonyl-CoA mutase gives MSIPSVPDFSAVELGTPAVGAGADDWRTAVKRATDGDDLLWETPEGITVKPLYTGQDLEGLDFLDTFPGVAPYLRGPYPTMYVNQPWTIRQYAGFSTAEESNAFYRRNLAAGQKGLSVAFDLPTHRGYDSDHPRVTGDVGMAGVAIDSILDMRQLFDGIPLDRMTVSMTMNGAVLPVLALYIVAAEEQGVPPEKLAGTIQNDILKEFMVRNTYIYPPKPSMRIISDIFAYTSQRMPRYNSISISGYHIQEAGATADLELAYTLADGVEYIRAGREAGLDVDAFAPRLSFFWAIGMNFFMEIAKLRAARLLWAKLVKQFDPKNAKSLSLRTHSQTSGWSLTAQDVFNNVTRTCVEAMAATQGHTQSLHTNALDEALALPTDFSARIARNTQLLIQQESGTTRAIDPWGGSAYVEKLTYDLARRAWRHIQEVEAAGGMAQAIDAGIPKLRVEEAAARTQARIDSGRQPVIGVNKYRVDSDEQIEVLKVDNSSVRSQQIGKLRRLRAERDATACQDALDALTRAAAGEGNLLELAVNAARAKATVGEISDALEKVYGRHAGQIRTISGVYRNEAGESPSVDRTRARVDGFAEAEGRRPRILVAKMGQDGHDRGQKVIATAFADLGFDVDVGPLFQTPGEVARQAVEADVHIVGVSSLAAGHLTLVPALREALAEEGRGDIMIVVGGVIPPQDVPTLLEMGAAAVFPPGTVIPDAAHDLVTRLAAGLGHDDL, from the coding sequence ATGTCCATCCCTTCCGTCCCCGACTTCTCGGCGGTAGAACTCGGGACACCGGCCGTCGGCGCCGGCGCGGACGACTGGCGCACCGCGGTCAAGCGGGCCACCGACGGCGACGACCTGCTGTGGGAGACCCCCGAAGGCATCACCGTCAAGCCGCTCTACACCGGGCAGGATCTGGAGGGCCTCGACTTCCTCGACACCTTCCCGGGCGTCGCCCCGTACCTGCGCGGCCCGTACCCGACGATGTACGTGAACCAGCCCTGGACGATCCGCCAGTACGCGGGCTTCTCCACGGCGGAGGAGTCGAACGCCTTCTACCGGCGCAACCTCGCCGCCGGACAGAAGGGCCTGTCGGTCGCCTTCGACCTGCCCACGCACCGCGGCTACGACAGCGACCACCCACGGGTCACCGGTGACGTCGGCATGGCGGGTGTCGCGATCGACTCGATCCTCGACATGCGGCAGCTCTTCGACGGCATCCCGCTGGACAGGATGACCGTGTCGATGACGATGAACGGCGCCGTGCTCCCCGTACTCGCGCTGTACATCGTGGCCGCCGAGGAGCAGGGCGTACCGCCCGAGAAGCTGGCCGGGACCATTCAGAACGACATCCTCAAGGAGTTCATGGTCCGCAACACCTACATCTATCCGCCGAAGCCGTCGATGCGGATCATCTCCGACATCTTCGCGTACACCTCGCAGCGGATGCCGCGCTACAACTCCATCTCGATCTCCGGCTATCACATCCAGGAGGCGGGCGCGACAGCCGACCTGGAGCTGGCCTACACCCTCGCCGACGGCGTGGAGTACATCCGCGCCGGGCGGGAGGCGGGCCTGGACGTGGACGCGTTCGCGCCCCGGCTCTCCTTCTTCTGGGCGATCGGCATGAACTTCTTCATGGAGATCGCGAAGCTGCGGGCCGCACGGCTGCTGTGGGCCAAGCTGGTGAAGCAGTTCGACCCGAAGAACGCCAAGTCCCTTTCCCTGCGCACCCATTCGCAGACGTCGGGCTGGTCGCTGACCGCGCAGGACGTGTTCAACAACGTCACGCGTACGTGTGTCGAGGCGATGGCCGCGACCCAGGGGCACACCCAGTCGCTGCACACCAACGCCCTCGACGAGGCGCTGGCGCTGCCCACCGACTTCTCCGCGCGCATCGCCCGCAACACACAGCTCCTGATCCAGCAGGAGTCCGGCACGACCCGGGCCATCGACCCGTGGGGCGGCAGCGCGTACGTCGAGAAGCTGACCTACGACCTGGCCCGCCGCGCCTGGCGGCACATCCAGGAGGTCGAGGCCGCGGGCGGCATGGCGCAGGCCATCGACGCGGGCATTCCCAAGCTCCGTGTCGAGGAGGCAGCGGCCCGTACCCAGGCGCGGATCGACTCCGGGCGGCAGCCGGTGATCGGGGTGAACAAGTACCGGGTGGACTCCGACGAACAGATCGAGGTCCTCAAGGTCGACAACTCCTCGGTGCGCTCGCAGCAGATCGGCAAGCTGCGCCGTCTGCGCGCCGAACGCGACGCCACCGCCTGCCAGGACGCACTCGACGCCCTCACCCGGGCGGCGGCCGGCGAGGGCAACCTGCTGGAGCTCGCCGTGAACGCGGCCCGTGCGAAGGCGACCGTCGGGGAGATCTCCGACGCCCTGGAGAAGGTGTACGGGCGCCACGCCGGGCAGATCCGTACGATCTCGGGTGTGTACCGCAACGAGGCAGGCGAGTCGCCGTCGGTGGACCGCACCCGGGCTCGCGTCGACGGGTTCGCCGAGGCCGAGGGGCGTCGGCCGCGCATCCTCGTCGCCAAGATGGGCCAGGACGGCCACGACCGCGGCCAGAAGGTGATCGCGACCGCCTTCGCCGACCTCGGCTTCGACGTGGACGTCGGCCCGCTGTTCCAGACCCCGGGCGAGGTGGCACGGCAGGCCGTCGAGGCGGATGTGCACATCGTCGGGGTGTCGTCGCTGGCCGCCGGTCACCTCACCCTCGTGCCGGCGCTGCGCGAGGCGCTCGCCGAGGAGGGGCGCGGCGACATCATGATCGTGGTGGGCGGTGTCATCCCGCCGCAGGACGTGCCGACGCTCCTGGAGATGGGGGCGGCCGCGGTGTTCCCGCCCGGCACGGTGATCCCGGATGCCGCCCACGACCTGGTGACGCGGCTGGCGGCCGGGCTCGGGCACGACGACCTGTGA
- the meaB gene encoding methylmalonyl Co-A mutase-associated GTPase MeaB, whose translation MAIDLDTYVKGVLDGKRALVARAITLVESTRPQHRALAQELLTELLPHSGRSRRIGITGVPGVGKSTFIDAFGTMLTGLGHRVAVLAVDPSSSRTGGSILGDKTRMERLAVDPAAFVRPSPTAGTLGGVAKATRESIIVMEAAGYDVVLVETVGVGQSETTVANMVDSFLLLSLARTGDQLQGIKKGVLELADVISVNKADGPHERDAQAAARELAGALRLMHGKDAFWTPPVLSCSARESTGLDTVWERLEQHRALLDSTGRLAARRRDQQLDWTWAMVHDELLGRLHTDPAVRALTPELEQQVRDGQVTATLAAERILDAFRGR comes from the coding sequence ATGGCCATCGACCTCGACACCTACGTCAAGGGTGTGCTCGACGGGAAGCGGGCGCTCGTCGCCCGCGCCATCACGCTCGTCGAGTCCACCCGGCCCCAACACCGGGCACTGGCCCAGGAGTTGCTGACCGAGCTGCTGCCACACAGCGGGCGGTCCCGCAGGATCGGGATCACCGGTGTGCCGGGCGTCGGCAAGTCGACGTTCATCGACGCCTTCGGCACGATGCTCACCGGCCTCGGGCACCGGGTCGCCGTGCTCGCCGTCGACCCGTCGTCCAGCCGGACCGGCGGCTCCATCCTCGGCGACAAGACCCGCATGGAGCGCCTGGCCGTCGACCCGGCGGCCTTCGTACGCCCCTCCCCCACGGCCGGCACGCTCGGCGGAGTCGCCAAGGCGACGCGCGAGTCGATCATCGTGATGGAGGCCGCCGGCTACGACGTGGTGCTCGTGGAGACCGTCGGCGTCGGCCAGTCCGAGACCACGGTCGCGAACATGGTCGACTCCTTCCTGCTGCTCAGCCTCGCCCGTACCGGCGATCAGCTTCAGGGCATCAAGAAGGGCGTCCTCGAGCTGGCCGACGTGATCAGCGTCAACAAGGCCGACGGCCCGCATGAGCGCGACGCGCAGGCGGCGGCGAGGGAGTTGGCGGGCGCGCTGCGCCTGATGCATGGAAAGGACGCCTTCTGGACACCGCCTGTGCTCAGTTGCAGCGCACGCGAGTCGACCGGCCTCGACACCGTGTGGGAACGGCTCGAACAGCACCGCGCCCTGCTCGACTCCACCGGGCGCCTCGCCGCCCGCCGGCGCGATCAGCAGCTCGACTGGACGTGGGCCATGGTCCATGACGAGCTCCTCGGCCGACTCCACACCGACCCGGCGGTCCGCGCCCTGACGCCCGAGCTCGAACAGCAGGTCCGCGACGGACAGGTCACCGCCACGCTGGCCGCCGAACGCATCCTCGATGCCTTCAGGGGCCGCTGA
- a CDS encoding GPP34 family phosphoprotein, translated as MTTARDLAIVALAETPDHPVEQGELSLALAGAEVFDLIEAKALIVDGDRILPSAQSPTGDRLLDESAAALVRQEPYESVEEWLWRRGRGLSSAYVDELEREGLTARPRGLRHPLRSGRTEPVDSAARRRAEERWAAGEPVLVALAAAAGIRDEPADDAPELAGDAVAAVLAAVGNAVQELQAVRQRRAIEDAAFDNVWRGY; from the coding sequence ATGACCACCGCACGGGACCTCGCGATCGTTGCCCTGGCTGAGACACCCGACCACCCCGTGGAGCAGGGCGAGCTGTCGCTGGCGCTCGCGGGGGCCGAGGTGTTCGACCTCATCGAGGCCAAGGCCCTGATCGTGGACGGCGACCGCATCCTGCCCAGCGCCCAGTCGCCCACCGGGGACCGCCTGCTGGATGAATCCGCCGCGGCCCTCGTGCGACAGGAGCCGTACGAGTCGGTCGAGGAGTGGCTGTGGCGCCGGGGCCGCGGGCTGTCCTCTGCGTACGTCGACGAGCTGGAGCGGGAGGGGCTGACGGCCCGGCCGCGGGGCCTTCGGCATCCACTGCGGAGCGGGCGGACGGAGCCGGTCGACTCGGCGGCCCGGCGCCGGGCCGAGGAGCGCTGGGCGGCGGGCGAGCCCGTCCTCGTCGCCCTGGCCGCCGCCGCGGGAATCCGGGACGAGCCGGCCGATGACGCCCCCGAGCTCGCCGGAGACGCGGTCGCGGCTGTTCTGGCCGCCGTCGGGAACGCCGTTCAGGAGCTGCAGGCCGTACGACAGCGCAGGGCGATCGAGGACGCGGCGTTCGACAACGTCTGGCGCGGTTACTGA
- a CDS encoding S8 family peptidase: MRSITRIAMGAATAAALAVTAVAPSGAADTPPDGASRKRPVVGSGARAAGGKQTTVTLVTGDKVVVTTDRSGHSSAAVLPREDGTQPMVQTYQMGKDLYVYPEDASEAIAEGKVDEQLFNVTGLIRQGYDDAHTDTLPLIATYRNGVDVAKSAPAAPRGSERGLSLPAVDGVALKAGKDTAATFWRDITDTRSRAASPLKKLWLDGKAEATLDRSTKQVHAPEAWAAGYDGKGTKVAVLDTGVDAEHPDLVSRVAASKNFTDSTTTDDRVGHGTHTASTVGGSGAASDGRKKGVAPGTSLLIGKVLNDQGYGLDSWIIAGMQWAVDQQADVVSMSLGNPAIGDCTDPMAQATKQLSQNTHTLFVIAAGNAGSGTETVSSPGCVPDVLTVGAVDRDDTTASFSSRGPVAVTHTLKPEIAAPGVDISAAGAGGRGVYAYRTMSGTSMATPHVAGAAAVVRQAHPDWTAQQIKAALVSSARTGGKVAGADQTGGGVLDVFGAVNQKVLSAPAVQAGSFNWPQDASDRTTVQVPFTNTGKSDLTLSLKVSGVHGNDGSEVRSGIVKPAEDKVKVPAGATVQVPLRIDPTARLQDAQYGAVTGRILATGGDAHVSVPVTLYVQPETVTLRVKVIDRNGKPAAGPSSLDLVSLDTDKGERRSNNGATDQTYRVRPGDYALSSFVGSYDADNAPESVSYLANPQLRLTHDTTVVLDARKAHALSLHTDRPSTLDNTTFSYARTWDDTWQISGSIMAGSTVQKFYADIDGRAENGTFEFRPTWRATGSEDGSPYVYNLSFPTGGPLHSDQVYKPKDSKLARVTETWHAMGKEADYIDAMFVRPAGSGGAYIAVSPFGTVHVPGTRTAYYTTGDAAWSHGAMTSFPFAAFMGDQDRIYRAGQRSAEEWYGGPLRPAAPRDADGKPVLAAERQGDLIGIQTALWLDGSDDHWSYGGSFGDLGKLVLKRDGQQIATSAYPYDVFSVPDEDSAYELTQYLEKIPSSDRNWLRSTAVATTWGFRSHREPDVYSRGLPILFPVYDVPVDGMNTLPAQSGIKVGLSVEGHAGYTPGAITEASLSYSYDGGTTWITASTQKKDGKWTAVLDHTGATGKQVMTKAEFTDANGNAVTQTITRAYDVR; this comes from the coding sequence ATGCGCTCCATAACGCGTATAGCCATGGGCGCGGCCACCGCCGCCGCCCTGGCGGTCACGGCGGTCGCGCCTTCCGGGGCGGCGGATACGCCGCCTGACGGTGCCTCGAGGAAGAGACCCGTCGTCGGCAGCGGGGCCAGGGCCGCAGGCGGCAAGCAGACGACGGTCACGCTCGTCACCGGCGACAAGGTGGTGGTGACCACCGACAGGTCGGGTCACAGCTCCGCCGCCGTGCTGCCCCGCGAGGACGGCACACAGCCGATGGTGCAGACGTACCAGATGGGCAAGGACCTCTACGTCTACCCCGAGGACGCGTCCGAGGCGATCGCCGAGGGCAAGGTCGACGAGCAGCTGTTCAACGTCACCGGGCTCATCCGTCAGGGATACGACGACGCGCACACCGACACGCTGCCGCTCATCGCCACCTACCGGAATGGTGTGGACGTCGCGAAGAGCGCACCGGCGGCCCCTCGTGGTTCCGAGCGGGGCCTGAGCCTCCCGGCTGTGGACGGCGTCGCGCTCAAGGCGGGCAAGGACACCGCGGCCACGTTCTGGCGGGACATCACCGACACCCGCTCACGTGCCGCCTCCCCGCTGAAGAAGCTGTGGCTGGACGGCAAGGCCGAGGCCACGCTGGACCGGTCCACCAAGCAGGTGCACGCGCCGGAAGCCTGGGCGGCCGGCTACGACGGCAAGGGCACCAAGGTGGCCGTGCTGGACACGGGCGTGGACGCCGAGCATCCGGACCTGGTGAGCCGGGTCGCCGCGTCCAAGAACTTCACGGACTCCACGACCACCGACGACCGGGTGGGCCACGGCACCCACACGGCCTCCACGGTCGGCGGGTCCGGAGCGGCCAGTGACGGCCGCAAGAAGGGCGTCGCCCCCGGTACCTCCCTGCTCATCGGCAAGGTCCTCAACGACCAGGGCTACGGCCTGGACTCCTGGATCATCGCGGGTATGCAGTGGGCCGTCGACCAGCAGGCCGATGTCGTCTCCATGAGCTTGGGCAACCCAGCGATCGGCGACTGCACCGACCCGATGGCCCAGGCCACGAAGCAGCTCTCGCAGAACACCCACACCCTGTTCGTCATCGCCGCAGGCAACGCCGGTTCGGGCACCGAGACCGTCTCCTCCCCCGGCTGCGTGCCGGACGTGCTGACCGTCGGCGCCGTCGACCGCGACGACACCACCGCGTCGTTCTCCAGCCGCGGTCCCGTGGCCGTCACCCACACCCTCAAGCCCGAGATCGCCGCTCCCGGCGTCGACATCTCGGCGGCCGGCGCGGGCGGCCGCGGCGTCTACGCCTACCGGACGATGTCCGGCACCTCCATGGCCACCCCGCATGTCGCGGGCGCCGCGGCCGTCGTCCGCCAGGCCCACCCGGACTGGACCGCGCAGCAGATCAAGGCCGCCCTGGTCTCCTCCGCCCGCACCGGCGGCAAGGTCGCCGGCGCCGACCAGACCGGCGGTGGCGTCCTCGACGTGTTCGGCGCGGTGAACCAGAAGGTGCTCTCCGCGCCCGCCGTCCAGGCCGGCAGCTTCAACTGGCCGCAGGACGCCTCGGACCGCACCACCGTGCAGGTGCCCTTCACCAACACCGGTAAGAGCGACCTCACCCTGAGCCTGAAGGTCAGCGGTGTGCACGGCAACGACGGCAGTGAGGTCCGCTCCGGCATCGTCAAGCCGGCGGAGGACAAGGTGAAGGTCCCCGCGGGCGCCACCGTTCAGGTGCCGCTGCGGATCGACCCCACCGCCCGTCTGCAGGACGCCCAGTACGGTGCGGTCACCGGCCGGATCCTGGCCACCGGCGGCGACGCGCACGTCTCCGTGCCCGTCACGCTCTACGTCCAGCCGGAGACGGTCACGCTCCGGGTCAAGGTCATCGACCGCAACGGCAAGCCCGCGGCCGGCCCCTCCTCACTGGACCTGGTCAGCCTCGACACCGACAAGGGCGAACGCCGCAGCAACAACGGCGCGACCGACCAGACGTACCGCGTGCGCCCGGGCGACTATGCCCTCAGCAGCTTCGTGGGGAGCTACGACGCGGACAACGCGCCCGAGTCGGTCAGCTACCTCGCGAACCCGCAGCTGCGGCTCACCCATGACACCACCGTCGTCCTCGACGCCCGCAAGGCCCACGCGCTGAGCCTGCACACCGACCGCCCCTCGACGTTGGACAACACCACGTTCAGCTACGCCCGCACGTGGGACGACACCTGGCAGATATCCGGATCGATCATGGCCGGCAGCACCGTCCAGAAGTTCTACGCAGACATCGACGGACGTGCCGAGAACGGCACCTTCGAGTTCCGGCCCACCTGGCGTGCGACCGGCTCCGAGGACGGCTCGCCCTACGTCTACAACCTGTCGTTCCCGACCGGGGGTCCGCTGCACTCCGACCAGGTCTACAAGCCCAAGGACTCCAAGCTCGCCCGGGTCACCGAAACGTGGCACGCCATGGGCAAGGAGGCCGACTACATCGATGCGATGTTCGTCCGCCCCGCCGGTAGCGGCGGCGCCTACATCGCCGTGAGCCCGTTCGGTACGGTCCACGTGCCCGGCACCCGCACCGCCTACTACACGACCGGCGACGCCGCCTGGAGCCACGGCGCGATGACCAGCTTCCCGTTTGCCGCGTTCATGGGCGACCAGGACCGCATCTACCGGGCCGGACAGCGGAGCGCCGAAGAGTGGTACGGCGGCCCCCTGCGGCCGGCCGCCCCACGCGACGCCGACGGCAAGCCGGTGCTGGCCGCCGAGCGTCAGGGCGACCTGATCGGCATCCAGACCGCGCTCTGGCTCGACGGATCCGACGACCACTGGTCCTACGGCGGGTCGTTCGGCGACCTCGGCAAACTGGTGCTGAAGCGCGACGGTCAGCAGATCGCCACCAGCGCCTATCCGTACGACGTGTTCAGCGTGCCGGACGAGGACTCCGCGTACGAACTCACCCAGTACCTGGAGAAGATCCCGTCCTCGGACCGGAACTGGCTGCGCTCCACCGCTGTCGCCACCACGTGGGGCTTCCGCTCCCACCGGGAGCCGGACGTCTACTCGCGCGGCCTGCCGATCCTCTTCCCGGTGTACGACGTGCCGGTGGACGGCATGAACACTCTGCCGGCGCAGAGCGGCATCAAGGTCGGCCTGTCGGTCGAGGGCCACGCCGGGTACACCCCGGGCGCGATCACGGAGGCCTCGCTGTCCTACTCCTACGACGGCGGCACCACCTGGATCACGGCGTCGACCCAGAAGAAGGACGGCAAGTGGACGGCCGTCCTCGACCACACCGGCGCCACCGGCAAGCAGGTCATGACGAAGGCCGAGTTCACCGACGCCAACGGCAACGCGGTCACCCAGACCATCACCCGCGCCTACGACGTTCGCTGA